A single genomic interval of Gossypium raimondii isolate GPD5lz chromosome 11, ASM2569854v1, whole genome shotgun sequence harbors:
- the LOC105803380 gene encoding myb family transcription factor PHL8: MTIESSSTAVSNAKSTLKPHLDSLTAPPLRPTVHVTCSATNVSIGTHLEQATPKTILDLMDLDGLNLYHVKSHLQKFRLGKFWVKEWQDTSKNVSQQQGGARSLRALNSPSQNKEPNRRAKAKRNRGPKNEPRGRLYMQLQAQKHFLWYMESQRTNLNTALANHHLGGAATGNAFPYGQGQSSSGLGTFATMPGPSDFGTVAASPQFYVNQQNACPPTYDAPTGQANPCLQEVPPSGHQPQTSLYPAPESLSTPNGYPASSYQETSPVLPGSETEDEDLIEALLNWEDNEPINLDASFNFDNLHGCINYNDLQDWLK; this comes from the exons ATGACCATTGAGTCATCATCAACGGCAGTTTCAAATGCCAAATCCACACTTAAACCACACCTGGACTCT CTCACTGCACCACCACTTCGGCCCACCGTACACGTCACATGCTCCGCCACCAACGTCAGCATTGGCACCCACCTGGAAC AAGCAACACCGAAGACTATTCTGGACCTGATGGATTTAGATGGACTCAATCTTTACCATGTTAAGAGTCATTTACAa AAATTTAGACTGGGAAAATTTTGGGTGAAGGAGTGGCAGGACACATCCAAAAATG TTTCTCAACAGCAAGGAGGCGCGCGGAGCCTCAGAGCTTTGAACTCACCATCTCAGAACAAGGAGCCTAACAG GAGAGCTAAAGCTAAAAGAAATCGAGGACCCAAAAATGAACCTCGTGGAAGACTCTATATGCAACTTCAG GCCCAGAAGCATTTTCTATGGTATATGGAATCACAAAGGACAAATCTAAACACTGCACTGGCCAATCATCATTTAGGCGGTGCAGCTACTGGAAATGCATTTCCCTATGGGCAAGGGCAATCCTCGTCTGGTTTAGGAACATTCGCAACAATGCCTGGCCCATCTGATTTCGGAACGGTGGCTGCATCACCACAGTTTTATGTTAACCAGCAGAACGCCTGTCCTCCTACATATGATGCACCGACAGGCCAAGCCAATCCCTGCCTTCAAGAGGTTCCACCTTCCGGACATCAGCCTCAAACCTCTCTTTACCCTGCACCTGAAAGCTTGTCGACTCCAAATGGCTATCCTGCAAGTTCGTATCAGGAAACTTCGCCTGTGCTTCCTGGCAGTGAGACAGAAGATGAGGACCTGATAGAAGCCCTTCTGAATTGGGAGGATAATGAACCAATCAACCTCGATGCTAGCTTTAACTTTGACAATCTTCATGGTTGCATTAACTATAACGATCTCCAAGATTGGTTGAAGTAG